CGCCGGTATAGGGATGCCCGAGGTCGGGATTTTCGACCAGCCGGACCCGAACGCCTTTGCGACAGGGTGGAATCGGAACAATGCGTTGGTGGCGGTGAGCACCGGACTGCTCGAGCGCATGACCAAGGACGAGGTGGAAGCCGTGGTTGGGCATGAGATCAGCCACGTGGCCAATGGGGACATGGTCACCCTGTCGCTGATCCAGGGGGTGGTGAATACTTTTGTGGTCTTCCTCGCCCGGGTGATCGGCCATTTTGTCGACCGTGTCATTCTGAAGAACGAGCGGGGTTATGGCTTGGGCTATTTCGTGGTGACCATCATCGCGGAAATCTGTCTGTCCATCCTGGCCAGCATGATTGTGATGTGGTTCTCGCGCTATCGTGAGTACCGCGCGGATGCTGGTGGTGCCAACCTGGCCGGACGCCAGAATATGATCGGCGCGCTGCGCGCTCTG
Above is a genomic segment from Thiorhodovibrio litoralis containing:
- the htpX gene encoding protease HtpX, which produces MMRILLFLGTNLAVLVVLSIVFSLFGLGNVQTETGGLDLGALLVMAAVIGFSGSLISLFLSKWMAKRSMGVRIIDQPRTPFERWLVELVRQQSQRAGIGMPEVGIFDQPDPNAFATGWNRNNALVAVSTGLLERMTKDEVEAVVGHEISHVANGDMVTLSLIQGVVNTFVVFLARVIGHFVDRVILKNERGYGLGYFVVTIIAEICLSILASMIVMWFSRYREYRADAGGANLAGRQNMIGALRALQRVHEPQDLPAGEFAAFGISGKIADGFKAAFASHPPLERRIAALEQARG